A genomic window from Halorubrum lacusprofundi ATCC 49239 includes:
- a CDS encoding S66 family peptidase, giving the protein MAFTTPPPLGDDQALAIVAPSRPPDATKLQIGRERLAGLGVETRVFPTADPDRDEPASPAARAADIEDAFADPEIGAVMAYTGGDDQIRVLRHLDGDALAASPTRFFGYSDNDNLRLFLWNRGIVSYGLGVHPDLVCDADLHTYTERYLRRALFEESLGRIVPADEWTDDWFDFEAREPREWDDTPGPTMWVGPEGDSAEPVRGRVWGGTFAIVKWHLQTDRYLPAPDRLDGAVLALETSEDVPPPREVGYTLRAMGERGLLERFDGVLVGRPRTNAPPLEWDPDPDEYPAELENVVTRELGRYVPDAVAGFGYDFGHTDPSFPLPLGAVATLDPEEKALRFGPD; this is encoded by the coding sequence ATGGCGTTCACCACGCCCCCGCCGCTCGGCGACGACCAAGCGCTCGCGATCGTGGCTCCCTCTCGGCCCCCCGACGCGACGAAGCTCCAGATCGGTCGCGAACGACTCGCCGGGCTCGGCGTCGAGACGCGGGTGTTCCCGACGGCGGATCCCGACCGCGACGAGCCGGCGTCGCCCGCGGCGCGCGCGGCCGACATCGAGGACGCCTTTGCGGATCCCGAAATCGGCGCCGTGATGGCGTACACCGGCGGCGACGACCAGATTCGGGTCCTGCGACACCTCGACGGGGACGCGCTCGCGGCGAGCCCGACCCGCTTTTTCGGCTACAGCGACAACGACAACCTCCGGCTGTTCCTCTGGAACCGCGGGATCGTCAGCTACGGGCTCGGCGTCCACCCGGACCTCGTCTGCGACGCCGATCTCCACACCTACACCGAGCGGTACCTCCGTCGCGCGCTGTTTGAGGAGTCGCTCGGCCGGATCGTGCCCGCCGACGAGTGGACCGACGACTGGTTCGACTTCGAGGCTCGCGAGCCCCGCGAGTGGGACGATACCCCCGGCCCGACGATGTGGGTGGGGCCGGAGGGAGACTCCGCCGAACCGGTCCGCGGTCGGGTGTGGGGCGGGACGTTCGCGATCGTGAAGTGGCACCTCCAGACGGACCGCTACCTCCCGGCGCCCGACCGACTCGACGGGGCCGTCCTCGCGCTGGAGACCTCGGAGGACGTACCGCCGCCGCGCGAGGTCGGCTACACGCTTCGCGCGATGGGTGAGCGCGGGCTGTTAGAGCGGTTCGACGGCGTGCTCGTCGGTCGCCCGCGGACCAACGCACCGCCGCTAGAGTGGGATCCGGACCCCGATGAGTACCCCGCCGAGCTAGAGAACGTCGTCACTCGGGAGCTTGGACGATACGTGCCCGACGCCGTCGCTGGCTTCGGCTACGACTTCGGCCACACCGATCCCTCGTTCCCGCTCCCGCTCGGCGCGGTCGCGACGCTCGACCCGGAGGAGAAGGCGCTCCGGTTCGGACCGGACTGA
- the carB gene encoding carbamoyl-phosphate synthase large subunit — MSEDRTILLIGSGPIQIGQAAEFDYSGAQACRALQEEGARVVLVNSNPATIMTDPETADRVYIEPITPEAISEVIRIEEPDGVIAGLGGQTGLNVTAELAEEGILEEYDVEVMGTPLDTIYATEDRDLFRQRMEGLGQPVPASTTISLDEGESVTDFDEEAFRGRVQAAVDEVGGLPVIARTTYTLGGSGSGVVDDFEELVERVRKGLRLSRNSEVLITESIAGWVELEYEVMRDADDSCIIICNMENIDPMGIHTGESTVVTPSQVIPDDGHQEMRDAALEVIRDLGIQGGCNIQFAWHDDGTPGGEYRVVEVNPRVSRSSALASKATGYPIARVTAKVALGKRLPEIDNEITGETTAAFEPAIDYVVTKVPRWPIDKFDDVDFELGTAMKSTGEAMAIGRNFEESLLKSLRSSEYDPAVDWPAIDDETLETEYLERPTPDRPYAIFEAFDRGYTVADVEDLTGIKPWYLERFKRVSDSAQAAQNGEFAQAATAGHTNADIAALDGGVDVETVEEDVPGRTYKQVDTCAGEFAAETPYYYSARQSEFNRGPLKGDAAAGELVVDKSVDSVVVVGGGPIRIGQGVEFDYCSVHAIQALRELGIEAHVVNNNPETVSTDYDTSDGLFFDPITAEEVADVVEATGADGVMVQFGGQTSVNIGEPLEAELQRRGLDCEIMGTSVEAMDLAEDRDRFNVLMDEMGIAQPKGGTATSESEALELAHDLGYPVLVRPSYVLGGRAMRVVEDDAELEEYIEEAVRVSPDKPILVDQFLDDAVELDVDAVADGDDVLLGGVMEHVESAGVHSGDSACMIPPRSLGEETLARVREVTEDIARALDTVGLLNVQLAVTGVGDDDAESEVYVLEANPRSSRTVPFVSKSTGVPIAKLAAKVMTDDLTLADLDVDEQIPEHRSVKEVVLPFDRLPGSDPRLGPEMKSTGEVMGTARSFGKAYDKAQDSTNKPIPESGTAVVDLSADEFPDPDTEAGESLVAGYAEHFELSEATDLIEAAKRGEIDLIVSRQRELLEVAVEEEITYFSTHASAKAALEAIDHKGDDLDVMAVSDRPKRVENWGAAE, encoded by the coding sequence ATGAGCGAGGACCGGACGATACTACTCATCGGCAGCGGACCGATCCAGATCGGACAGGCGGCCGAGTTCGACTACTCCGGGGCACAGGCGTGCCGCGCCCTTCAGGAGGAGGGCGCTCGCGTCGTCCTGGTGAACTCGAACCCGGCGACGATCATGACCGACCCCGAGACCGCAGACCGGGTGTACATCGAGCCGATCACGCCCGAGGCGATCTCGGAAGTCATCCGGATCGAGGAGCCCGACGGCGTCATCGCCGGACTCGGCGGCCAGACCGGGCTCAACGTCACCGCCGAACTCGCGGAGGAGGGAATTTTGGAGGAGTACGACGTCGAGGTGATGGGGACGCCGCTCGACACCATCTACGCGACGGAGGACCGCGACCTGTTCCGCCAGCGGATGGAGGGTCTGGGCCAGCCGGTTCCCGCCTCGACGACCATCTCGCTCGACGAGGGCGAGTCGGTCACCGACTTCGACGAGGAGGCCTTCCGCGGGCGCGTGCAGGCCGCCGTCGACGAGGTCGGCGGGCTCCCCGTTATCGCCCGGACGACGTACACCCTCGGCGGCTCCGGCTCCGGCGTCGTCGACGACTTCGAGGAACTGGTCGAACGCGTCCGCAAGGGGCTCCGCCTCTCGCGGAACAGCGAGGTGCTCATCACCGAGTCCATCGCTGGCTGGGTCGAACTGGAGTACGAAGTGATGCGGGACGCCGACGACTCCTGTATCATCATCTGCAACATGGAGAACATCGACCCGATGGGGATCCACACCGGGGAGTCGACGGTCGTCACCCCCTCGCAGGTGATTCCCGACGACGGGCATCAGGAGATGCGCGACGCCGCGCTTGAAGTAATTCGGGATCTGGGCATTCAGGGCGGGTGTAACATCCAGTTCGCGTGGCACGACGACGGGACGCCGGGCGGCGAGTACCGCGTGGTGGAAGTGAACCCGCGCGTCTCCCGCTCCTCCGCGCTCGCGTCGAAGGCGACCGGCTACCCGATCGCTCGCGTCACCGCGAAGGTCGCGCTGGGCAAGCGGCTCCCCGAGATCGACAACGAGATCACCGGCGAGACCACTGCCGCCTTCGAGCCCGCCATCGACTACGTAGTGACGAAGGTGCCACGCTGGCCCATCGACAAGTTCGACGACGTGGATTTCGAACTCGGCACCGCGATGAAGTCCACGGGCGAGGCGATGGCGATCGGCCGGAACTTCGAGGAGAGCCTGCTGAAGTCGCTCCGCTCCTCCGAGTACGACCCCGCCGTCGATTGGCCCGCGATCGACGACGAGACCCTTGAGACCGAGTACCTCGAACGCCCCACGCCGGACCGCCCGTACGCGATCTTCGAGGCGTTCGACCGCGGCTACACCGTCGCGGACGTCGAGGACCTGACCGGGATCAAGCCGTGGTACCTCGAGCGGTTCAAGCGCGTCAGCGACTCCGCGCAGGCCGCGCAGAACGGCGAGTTCGCACAGGCGGCCACCGCGGGCCACACCAACGCCGACATCGCGGCCCTCGACGGCGGCGTCGACGTCGAGACCGTGGAGGAGGACGTTCCCGGCCGGACGTACAAACAGGTCGACACCTGTGCCGGCGAGTTCGCCGCCGAGACCCCGTACTACTACTCCGCCCGTCAGTCCGAGTTCAACCGGGGACCGCTGAAGGGCGACGCCGCGGCCGGCGAGCTCGTCGTCGACAAGAGCGTCGACAGCGTGGTCGTCGTCGGCGGCGGGCCGATCCGGATCGGGCAGGGCGTCGAGTTCGACTACTGCTCGGTCCACGCGATTCAGGCGCTTCGCGAGCTCGGTATCGAGGCGCACGTCGTCAACAACAACCCCGAGACCGTCTCGACCGACTACGACACCTCCGACGGGTTGTTCTTCGACCCGATCACCGCCGAGGAGGTCGCCGACGTGGTCGAGGCGACCGGCGCCGACGGCGTGATGGTTCAGTTCGGCGGACAGACGTCGGTCAACATCGGCGAACCGCTCGAAGCGGAACTCCAGCGCCGCGGGCTTGACTGCGAGATAATGGGCACGAGCGTCGAGGCGATGGACTTAGCGGAGGACCGCGACCGGTTCAACGTCCTGATGGACGAGATGGGGATCGCCCAGCCGAAGGGCGGCACCGCGACGAGCGAGAGTGAGGCGCTCGAACTCGCTCACGATCTCGGGTACCCCGTCCTCGTGCGCCCCTCCTACGTGCTGGGCGGGCGTGCGATGCGGGTCGTCGAGGACGACGCGGAACTCGAAGAGTACATCGAGGAGGCGGTCCGGGTCTCACCCGACAAGCCGATCTTAGTCGACCAGTTCCTCGACGACGCGGTCGAACTGGACGTCGACGCCGTAGCGGACGGGGATGACGTGCTGCTCGGCGGCGTGATGGAGCACGTCGAGAGCGCGGGCGTCCACTCGGGCGACTCCGCCTGTATGATTCCGCCGCGCTCGCTGGGCGAGGAGACGCTGGCTCGGGTCCGCGAGGTCACCGAGGACATCGCCCGCGCGCTCGACACCGTCGGCCTGCTCAACGTCCAGCTCGCGGTAACGGGCGTCGGCGACGACGACGCCGAAAGCGAGGTGTACGTGCTGGAGGCGAACCCGCGCTCCTCGCGGACGGTCCCGTTCGTCTCGAAGTCGACGGGCGTCCCCATCGCGAAGCTGGCTGCGAAGGTGATGACCGACGACCTGACGCTCGCCGACCTCGACGTCGACGAGCAGATCCCCGAACACCGCAGCGTGAAGGAGGTCGTCCTCCCGTTCGACCGCCTGCCGGGATCGGACCCGCGGCTCGGCCCGGAGATGAAGTCGACCGGCGAAGTGATGGGGACGGCCCGCTCGTTCGGGAAGGCGTACGACAAGGCGCAGGACTCGACGAACAAGCCGATCCCCGAGTCCGGTACCGCCGTCGTCGACCTCTCGGCCGACGAGTTCCCGGACCCGGACACCGAGGCCGGCGAGTCCCTCGTCGCGGGGTACGCCGAGCACTTCGAGCTGAGCGAGGCGACGGACCTGATCGAGGCCGCGAAGCGCGGCGAGATCGACCTCATCGTCTCCCGGCAGCGCGAGCTGCTCGAAGTGGCGGTCGAAGAGGAGATCACCTACTTCTCGACGCACGCCTCCGCGAAGGCGGCGCTCGAAGCTATCGACCACAAGGGCGACGACCTCGACGTGATGGCCGTCTCCGACCGGCCGAAGCGCGTCGAGAACTGGGGCGCCGCAGAGTAG
- a CDS encoding nitrous oxide reductase accessory protein NosL yields MTETEPLSVSRRRLLAGVGAGLSLAAAGCLGDESASITPVSLDGERACDQCGMIIADHPGPVGQIHFEDDEPEGGRPGQFCSSTCTYTYRFDAEDAGRTVRAAFLTDYSLVDQEVFQEGSDTMFSSHVEREAFSRMIDLTVVARSEVVGAMGPELISFGEEEDVESFVEEYGGEPMAAEDVDRGTLEAL; encoded by the coding sequence ATGACCGAAACCGAACCACTGTCGGTGTCGCGTCGACGCCTGCTGGCCGGGGTCGGCGCGGGTCTCTCGCTCGCCGCCGCCGGCTGTCTGGGCGACGAGAGCGCGTCGATCACTCCCGTCTCGCTCGACGGCGAGCGGGCCTGCGACCAGTGCGGCATGATCATTGCGGACCACCCCGGTCCGGTCGGACAGATCCACTTCGAGGACGACGAGCCGGAGGGCGGGCGGCCGGGACAGTTCTGCAGCAGCACCTGCACGTACACCTACCGGTTCGACGCCGAGGACGCGGGACGAACCGTCCGGGCGGCGTTCCTCACCGACTACTCGCTCGTCGATCAGGAGGTGTTTCAGGAGGGATCCGACACGATGTTCTCCTCGCACGTCGAGCGCGAGGCGTTCTCCCGGATGATCGATCTCACCGTCGTCGCGCGCAGCGAGGTTGTCGGTGCGATGGGGCCAGAGTTGATCTCGTTCGGCGAGGAAGAAGACGTGGAGTCGTTCGTCGAGGAGTACGGCGGCGAGCCGATGGCCGCCGAGGACGTGGACCGCGGAACGCTAGAAGCCTTATAA
- a CDS encoding NosD domain-containing protein → MTRFDPYGDLPRALRIALVALLLVAAVATAGAFAADPEATAPSPAAYDDVVELGLSSETDALMAGSARVPRTQVFYSQLQYVVGYNGVESFAATLDDGRTERQFGYPIAAYVETFDGARPGTIETGLFAAESAGEWTPAAEATYVVGSDARSPAGETVVPFRERGAAEAFAADHGGRAVDWETVRSRSFDTDSAATVRAMAPERWAGADGRIAAAERRADRPVSVVVGEDAPTIEAAVAAAPANTTVVVPPGTYEETLTVNESVTIAGEDAQISGDGDGSVITVRAPDVALTGLAVDGSGGQTRDPEAAREGRADDGGVNGSDDGEVWDTNIQLGYGHGDAGIRAIGAPGLVVDDVTVEANASGLLLREGSHAVVRDLRVDGADSWQDGFMGIAGMGSRVTVTDSAFEGGRDGIYLHRADGSVVRNSTFTDNRYGTHLMYTGDALIADNAFRNELFGGITVMTRPSGNAIVGNDVRNSSAGVQASGTRTYVGYNTLVGNELGFSTSSRGSLYERNVAANNELGARATTVVPSSRIVANDFVGNADHATAGAGALRVWADGDRGNYWEGANVGVHEPGERAYRPTAPVDAALHREVAAVAVRESPAVALLDRLRGTVPGARSGSIIDPAPAAEPYSPDRIDAALDPDAGPVRADWRAELGDGSGESDEDAAMNAHDRNATSGGIGPRPQRSDRTTVPTVEGATASIRGVSDA, encoded by the coding sequence GTGACGCGTTTCGATCCCTACGGCGACCTGCCTCGCGCGCTCCGAATCGCGCTCGTCGCGCTCCTCCTCGTTGCCGCCGTCGCGACGGCCGGGGCGTTCGCCGCCGACCCCGAGGCGACCGCGCCCTCGCCGGCCGCCTACGACGACGTGGTCGAACTCGGGCTCTCCTCGGAAACGGACGCGCTGATGGCGGGGTCGGCGAGGGTGCCGCGGACGCAGGTCTTCTACTCGCAGCTCCAGTACGTCGTCGGGTACAACGGCGTCGAATCGTTCGCGGCGACGCTGGACGACGGTCGAACCGAACGCCAGTTCGGCTACCCGATCGCCGCCTACGTCGAGACGTTCGACGGCGCCCGACCGGGGACGATCGAGACCGGGCTGTTCGCAGCCGAGTCCGCCGGCGAGTGGACGCCGGCGGCGGAGGCGACCTACGTCGTCGGGAGCGACGCCCGGAGCCCGGCGGGCGAGACGGTCGTCCCGTTCCGCGAACGGGGTGCCGCCGAGGCGTTCGCCGCCGACCACGGCGGACGAGCGGTCGACTGGGAGACGGTCCGAAGCCGGTCGTTCGATACGGACTCCGCGGCGACGGTGCGCGCGATGGCCCCCGAGCGCTGGGCCGGAGCAGACGGCCGGATCGCGGCCGCCGAGCGCCGCGCCGACAGACCGGTCTCGGTCGTCGTCGGGGAGGACGCGCCGACGATCGAGGCGGCGGTCGCGGCCGCGCCGGCGAACACGACCGTCGTCGTCCCGCCGGGGACCTACGAGGAGACTCTGACGGTGAACGAGTCGGTCACGATCGCCGGTGAAGACGCACAGATCAGCGGTGACGGCGACGGGTCGGTGATCACGGTGCGGGCGCCGGACGTGGCGCTCACCGGACTCGCGGTCGACGGGAGCGGAGGACAGACCCGCGATCCGGAGGCGGCGCGCGAGGGTCGCGCAGACGACGGTGGGGTCAACGGTTCGGACGACGGCGAGGTGTGGGACACCAACATCCAACTCGGCTACGGTCACGGCGATGCCGGGATCCGCGCGATCGGCGCACCGGGACTCGTCGTCGACGACGTGACGGTCGAGGCGAACGCGAGCGGGCTGCTCCTCCGGGAGGGCTCTCACGCGGTCGTCCGCGACCTCCGAGTCGACGGGGCGGATAGCTGGCAGGACGGCTTCATGGGAATCGCGGGGATGGGGTCGCGAGTGACGGTGACCGACAGCGCGTTCGAGGGCGGCCGCGACGGGATCTACCTCCACCGTGCCGACGGCTCGGTCGTCCGGAACTCCACGTTCACCGACAATCGGTACGGGACGCACCTCATGTACACGGGCGACGCGCTGATCGCCGACAACGCGTTCCGCAACGAGCTGTTCGGCGGGATCACGGTGATGACCCGTCCCTCGGGCAACGCGATCGTCGGCAACGACGTGCGGAACTCCAGCGCGGGGGTGCAGGCGTCTGGTACCCGGACGTACGTCGGGTACAACACGCTCGTCGGCAACGAACTCGGCTTCTCGACCAGCTCGCGCGGGTCGCTGTACGAGCGCAACGTGGCCGCGAACAACGAGCTGGGCGCACGAGCGACCACGGTCGTCCCGTCGAGCCGGATCGTCGCGAACGACTTCGTCGGCAACGCGGACCACGCGACCGCCGGGGCGGGCGCGCTCCGGGTCTGGGCCGACGGCGACCGCGGGAACTACTGGGAGGGGGCAAACGTCGGGGTCCACGAGCCCGGCGAGCGAGCGTACCGCCCGACCGCCCCGGTCGACGCTGCCCTCCACCGCGAGGTCGCCGCGGTCGCCGTGCGCGAGTCGCCCGCGGTCGCCCTCCTCGACCGACTCCGGGGGACCGTTCCCGGGGCGCGCTCGGGGAGCATCATCGATCCGGCGCCGGCGGCGGAGCCGTACTCGCCGGACCGGATCGACGCCGCGCTCGACCCGGACGCGGGACCGGTCCGTGCCGACTGGCGCGCCGAACTGGGCGACGGTAGCGGAGAGAGCGACGAGGACGCAGCAATGAACGCACACGATCGGAACGCGACGAGCGGGGGTATCGGGCCGAGACCGCAGCGATCTGACCGGACGACGGTGCCGACTGTCGAGGGAGCGACCGCCTCGATTCGGGGTGTCAGCGATGCCTGA
- a CDS encoding DUF7471 family protein, producing the protein MIPIPATVAAGGWGVEGSLPLLATVFVAGVGTGLLFLVSVVAYRRRRSAQYALISVAVGALLTRSIVGAGTVLGVVPMPVHHFLEHSLDFLIAAVVLYAVYAYAPGTVSDDAASD; encoded by the coding sequence GTGATTCCGATTCCCGCGACCGTAGCCGCCGGAGGGTGGGGCGTAGAGGGGTCGCTACCGCTGCTCGCCACCGTGTTCGTCGCCGGCGTCGGCACGGGACTGCTCTTTCTCGTGAGCGTCGTCGCGTACCGCCGCCGCCGGAGCGCGCAGTACGCCCTTATAAGCGTCGCCGTCGGCGCTCTCCTCACCCGATCGATCGTGGGCGCGGGCACCGTCCTCGGCGTCGTGCCCATGCCGGTCCATCACTTCCTCGAACACAGCCTCGACTTCCTGATCGCCGCGGTCGTCCTCTACGCGGTGTACGCCTACGCCCCGGGAACGGTGAGCGACGACGCGGCCTCGGACTGA
- a CDS encoding winged helix-turn-helix transcriptional regulator, with amino-acid sequence MPDTRARIRRHVRETPGVHFNRVGRDLDIATGQAQYHLRRLVRDGEIAVERIGGRAHYFDPAFDPWERRTVAFLRRETAREILVRLHADGPTRSTTLADELDLARSTVSWHVSNLVESGIVEKSDERPMHLSLAFPERTATLFDEVSPSLPDRIVDRFVRTVDSLFE; translated from the coding sequence ATGCCGGACACCAGAGCCCGGATCCGCCGACACGTCCGCGAGACGCCGGGCGTCCACTTCAACCGGGTGGGCCGCGACCTCGACATCGCCACCGGACAGGCGCAGTACCACCTCCGTCGGCTCGTCCGCGACGGCGAGATCGCGGTCGAGCGGATCGGCGGACGCGCCCACTACTTCGACCCGGCCTTCGACCCGTGGGAGCGGCGGACCGTCGCCTTCCTCCGGCGGGAGACCGCCCGCGAGATCCTCGTTCGGCTCCACGCCGACGGCCCGACTCGGTCGACGACGCTCGCGGACGAGCTCGACCTCGCACGCAGCACCGTCTCCTGGCACGTCTCGAACCTGGTCGAGAGCGGGATCGTCGAGAAGTCCGACGAGCGACCCATGCACCTCTCGCTCGCGTTCCCCGAGCGGACCGCGACGCTCTTCGACGAGGTGTCGCCGTCGCTCCCGGACCGGATCGTCGACCGGTTCGTTCGGACCGTCGACAGCCTGTTCGAGTGA
- a CDS encoding sulfite exporter TauE/SafE family protein, which yields MRELGAGVDSLARQTLVPATATCEPTGTIHSAEPLSLGVFLLVGLLGGAHCLGMCGPLVSTYADRMRSDAAADGNGGNGGPERTARAGGSDDLTVRQVRQHALFNLGRTASYAAIGGLFGLAGSLAFVTGRTVTTVADDVHALTGLVVGAVVIAIGVRYALRLELQRIPVPGIEAASGVVTGRIVPRIDAWVGNWRIVGLGAAHGLLPCPLLYPAFLYAFVQGSALGGAAALAALGLGTVPALFLFGTVFGSVSVDTRMRLHRALGVAFVALGYIPLQHGLATLGVPLPHPPIPYYSPL from the coding sequence ATGCGCGAACTCGGGGCCGGCGTCGACTCGCTGGCCCGTCAGACACTCGTCCCCGCGACGGCGACGTGTGAGCCAACCGGGACGATCCACTCCGCCGAACCGCTGAGTCTCGGCGTGTTCCTGCTCGTCGGGCTCCTCGGCGGCGCCCACTGTCTCGGAATGTGCGGGCCGCTGGTCTCGACGTACGCGGACCGGATGCGATCCGACGCCGCCGCCGACGGTAACGGCGGTAACGGCGGCCCAGAGAGGACCGCACGAGCCGGCGGAAGCGACGATCTCACCGTGCGACAGGTGCGCCAACACGCGCTGTTCAACCTCGGACGAACGGCGAGCTACGCCGCGATCGGCGGGCTGTTCGGCCTCGCGGGGAGCCTCGCGTTCGTCACCGGCCGGACGGTGACGACGGTCGCCGACGACGTCCACGCGCTCACGGGATTGGTCGTCGGTGCGGTCGTCATCGCGATCGGCGTGCGGTACGCCCTCCGACTGGAGCTCCAGCGTATTCCGGTTCCCGGGATCGAAGCCGCCTCGGGGGTCGTCACCGGCCGGATCGTCCCCCGAATTGATGCGTGGGTCGGCAACTGGCGGATCGTCGGGCTCGGCGCCGCGCACGGGCTCTTACCGTGTCCCTTGCTGTACCCGGCGTTCCTGTACGCGTTCGTGCAGGGCAGCGCGCTCGGCGGCGCGGCCGCGCTCGCCGCGCTCGGGCTCGGTACCGTGCCGGCGCTGTTCCTCTTCGGAACCGTGTTCGGGTCCGTGAGCGTCGACACGCGGATGCGACTCCACCGCGCGCTGGGTGTCGCCTTCGTCGCGCTCGGGTACATCCCGCTTCAGCACGGCCTCGCGACGCTCGGCGTCCCGCTGCCGCACCCGCCGATCCCGTACTACTCGCCGTTATAA
- a CDS encoding SCO family protein translates to MKRRALLGGIGTATIGAAAGCTSALGGGPEGVVLDPQEDQIADSEDLAYPAYGQSLPPFELRDPIAGITIDSEAINRTAIVTGIFTFCPAECGILLRRLVGVQRRVADAGLTDETLFLPITFDPERDDEAALRDNAESIGADLESGNWHYLRPESPERAKAVVEDRLGIGFERTTESDRVRGYDFTHVVVTLLVNPDGVVERAYRGERIDRDRVAGDIEAVAEAFDGE, encoded by the coding sequence ATGAAACGCCGGGCGCTGCTCGGAGGGATCGGCACGGCGACGATCGGCGCAGCCGCCGGATGCACGTCCGCGCTCGGCGGTGGGCCGGAGGGCGTCGTGCTCGATCCGCAGGAGGACCAGATCGCGGACAGCGAGGACCTCGCGTATCCCGCGTACGGCCAGTCGCTGCCGCCGTTCGAACTGCGGGACCCGATCGCCGGGATCACCATCGACAGCGAGGCCATCAATCGGACCGCGATCGTGACCGGGATCTTCACCTTCTGTCCCGCGGAGTGCGGGATCCTCCTCCGACGGCTCGTCGGGGTGCAACGCCGCGTCGCCGACGCGGGACTGACCGACGAGACGCTGTTCCTCCCGATCACGTTCGACCCCGAGCGCGACGACGAGGCGGCGCTGCGCGACAACGCCGAGTCGATCGGCGCGGACCTCGAATCGGGCAACTGGCACTACCTCCGCCCGGAGAGCCCGGAGCGAGCGAAAGCCGTCGTGGAAGACCGGCTCGGAATCGGGTTTGAGCGGACGACAGAGAGCGATCGGGTGCGGGGGTACGACTTCACGCACGTCGTCGTCACCCTGCTCGTCAACCCCGACGGGGTCGTCGAGCGCGCCTACCGGGGCGAACGGATCGACCGCGACCGCGTCGCCGGCGACATCGAGGCGGTCGCCGAGGCGTTCGACGGCGAGTGA
- a CDS encoding DJ-1/PfpI family protein, whose protein sequence is MNIDILLYDGFDELDGIGPYEVFDYALGYAAERASDGADDGGTDVTERPGRVRYVTLDEREWVTASHGTRVGVDGVLPGPNADEASDLLVVPGGGWTARDEDASAWAEAQKGDVPRALGEYHAAGVRTAAVCTGAMLLAEAGVTDGRRAVTHASAIDELRESGAAVVDTRVVDDGDLLTAGGVTSGIDLALYLVEQEFGEEIADRVATVIEYERRYEVAGGEVRSEE, encoded by the coding sequence GTGAACATCGACATTCTGCTGTACGACGGGTTCGACGAGTTGGACGGGATCGGACCGTACGAGGTGTTCGACTACGCGTTAGGCTACGCCGCGGAGAGGGCGAGCGACGGTGCGGACGACGGCGGGACCGACGTCACCGAGCGACCGGGCCGCGTCCGATACGTCACTCTCGACGAGCGCGAGTGGGTGACCGCAAGCCACGGGACGCGGGTCGGCGTCGACGGCGTCCTTCCGGGGCCGAACGCCGACGAGGCGTCCGACCTGCTCGTCGTCCCCGGCGGCGGCTGGACCGCGCGCGACGAGGACGCGAGCGCGTGGGCGGAGGCACAGAAGGGCGACGTGCCGCGCGCGCTCGGCGAGTACCACGCCGCCGGTGTTCGGACCGCGGCGGTCTGTACCGGTGCGATGCTGCTCGCGGAGGCCGGCGTCACCGACGGGCGGCGCGCGGTCACCCACGCTTCGGCGATCGACGAGCTCCGCGAGTCGGGCGCCGCGGTCGTGGACACGCGCGTCGTCGACGACGGCGACCTGCTCACCGCGGGTGGGGTGACCTCCGGGATCGACCTCGCGCTCTATCTCGTCGAACAGGAGTTCGGCGAGGAGATAGCCGACCGCGTCGCGACCGTCATCGAGTACGAGCGTCGGTACGAGGTCGCCGGTGGGGAGGTGCGCAGCGAGGAATGA
- a CDS encoding universal stress protein, protein MTLVVVPVRFPPSSHSEATLREAAKVAEDRDADLTVLHVDLYQNSGGVSRGDLKRAVEQRIGRLDRARYVVRRGFLVEETILEEIVAEGADVVVIGSKQAGRWRRMVQKLLSDPDIDTYLRDELDCTVITVNGVGDTTTNEAGEGAEDTAPLPEDGAGN, encoded by the coding sequence ATGACTCTCGTTGTGGTTCCAGTCCGGTTCCCGCCGTCGTCGCACTCCGAGGCGACGCTGCGAGAGGCGGCGAAAGTCGCCGAGGATCGGGATGCCGATCTTACGGTCCTCCACGTTGATCTGTACCAGAACTCCGGCGGCGTCTCCCGAGGCGACCTGAAACGCGCCGTCGAACAGCGAATCGGCCGGCTGGACCGCGCGCGGTACGTCGTCCGCCGGGGGTTCCTCGTCGAGGAGACCATCTTGGAGGAGATCGTCGCCGAGGGCGCCGACGTGGTCGTCATCGGCTCGAAGCAGGCCGGACGCTGGCGACGTATGGTCCAGAAGCTCCTCTCCGACCCCGACATCGACACGTACCTTCGCGACGAGCTCGACTGCACCGTGATCACGGTCAACGGCGTTGGCGACACCACGACCAACGAGGCCGGTGAGGGCGCCGAGGACACCGCGCCCCTACCCGAAGACGGCGCTGGCAACTGA